From Fusarium poae strain DAOMC 252244 chromosome Unknown contig_3, whole genome shotgun sequence, one genomic window encodes:
- a CDS encoding uncharacterized protein (TransMembrane:5 (o6-26i38-56o62-83i95-113o119-136i)): MDDAALPDIVDTILCLVHSLTTLKLARPLLRGNKTTRAAYQAPAIIRPVLAVVTVIRKDPWMHGAVVKLLHAFLYTRFLIFASKRIRLTKVQSQATIYAQSVFLGAILAIESSGLPGGVAVYIASVGFVMVLNRFVSNHLCRSPEAVKSSPLFDQLLARSFLWIGPADLNSIKAHQPSALASSADDEYANDNAAGEDQNFFQTLKLLKRY, encoded by the exons ATGGATGACGCCGCGCTGCCAGATATCGTGGACACAATCCTGTGTCTGGTCCACTCTCTGACAACCCTGAAGCTTGCCAGGCCGTTATTGAGGGGCAATAAAACTACAAGGGCGGCTTATCAGGCGCCCGCCATCATACGACCGGTACTCGCGGTTGTCACGGTCATTCGCAAGGATCCTTGGATGCATGGAGCTGTCGTCAAACTACTACATGCTTTTCTGTACACCAGGTTTCTCATCTTCGCCTCTAAGAGAATCAGGTTGACGAAGGTTCAATCTCAAGCCACAATATACGCCCAGTCTGTCTTCCTAGGTGCTATCTTGGCTATAGAGTCATCTGGGCTGCCTGGAGGGGTGGCAGTCTACATTGCCTCGGTTGGTTTCGTAATGGTCCTGAATCGATTTGTATCCAACCATTTATGTCG ATCACCAGAAGCAGTAAAGTCTTCCCCGCTATTTGATCAACTTTTAGCACGATCTTTCTTGTGGATTGGACCGGCTGATCTTAACAGCATCAAGGCTCATCAACCTTCAGCACTTGCATCCTCTGCAGACGATGAATATGCCAATGACAATGCCGCTGGCGAAGACCAAAACTTCTTCCAAACTCTCAAGTTATTGAAGCGATATTAG